In Bradyrhizobium erythrophlei, a single genomic region encodes these proteins:
- a CDS encoding alpha/beta hydrolase, which produces MTTSYPPLPLPSGIRSRFVEGINGLTMHVLEAGFESRDRPCVLLLHGFPELSYSWRKVMPALAQAGYHVLAPDQRGYGRTTGWDGSFDGDLRSFGLPNLVHDALGVVAAFGHRSVAAVVGHDFGSSVAAWCGIIRPDVFRSVVLMSAPFAGAPQLAFGIADAPLPPKRIDPVHQELAALPRPRKHYHWHYSTREANDDMWRAPQGVHDFLRAYYHHKSADWKDNRPHPLKSWSAAELAKLPTYYVMDLAKTMSETVAQEMPSKEQIAANTWLPDHELAVYSAEYQRTGFQGGLQWYRGAFTAELETWSGRSIDVPSCFISGKQDWGTHQRPGVFETMQTTACTRMTDVHLVDGAGHWVQQEQPEEVSRLLLQFIVRF; this is translated from the coding sequence ATGACGACCAGCTATCCGCCCCTCCCGCTCCCCTCAGGCATCCGTTCGCGCTTCGTCGAAGGCATCAACGGCCTCACCATGCATGTGCTGGAGGCCGGCTTTGAAAGCCGGGACCGGCCTTGCGTTCTGTTGCTGCATGGCTTCCCGGAACTCAGCTATAGCTGGCGCAAGGTGATGCCCGCGCTGGCGCAGGCCGGCTATCACGTGCTTGCGCCGGACCAGCGCGGCTATGGCCGCACCACCGGCTGGGATGGCAGTTTCGACGGAGATCTCCGTTCGTTTGGCCTGCCCAACCTGGTGCACGACGCGCTTGGCGTCGTCGCGGCGTTCGGCCATCGCTCGGTAGCGGCCGTGGTCGGGCATGATTTCGGCAGCTCGGTTGCGGCCTGGTGCGGGATTATCCGGCCCGACGTGTTCCGCTCGGTGGTGCTGATGAGCGCGCCCTTTGCAGGTGCGCCACAGCTTGCATTCGGCATCGCGGATGCGCCGTTACCGCCAAAGCGCATCGACCCCGTTCACCAAGAACTCGCCGCCCTGCCGCGTCCGCGCAAGCACTATCACTGGCACTATTCGACGCGCGAGGCCAACGACGACATGTGGCGCGCGCCTCAGGGCGTACATGATTTCCTGCGCGCCTATTACCATCACAAGAGCGCGGACTGGAAAGACAACCGGCCGCATCCGCTGAAATCCTGGTCGGCGGCTGAGCTTGCGAAGCTCCCGACCTATTACGTGATGGATCTCGCGAAAACCATGTCGGAGACGGTGGCGCAAGAAATGCCGTCCAAGGAACAAATCGCCGCCAATACCTGGCTCCCCGACCATGAGCTCGCGGTCTACAGCGCCGAATATCAGCGCACCGGATTCCAGGGCGGCTTGCAATGGTATCGCGGCGCATTCACCGCAGAACTCGAGACCTGGTCTGGCAGGAGCATCGACGTGCCGTCCTGCTTTATCTCGGGCAAGCAGGATTGGGGGACCCATCAGCGTCCCGGCGTATTCGAGACCATGCAGACGACCGCCTGCACGCGGATGACCGACGTTCACCTGGTCGACGGGGCCGGGCACTGGGTGCAGCAGGAGCAGCCGGAGGAGGTCAGCCGCTTGCTGCTGCAATTCATCGTGCGTTTTTGA
- a CDS encoding nitroreductase, translated as MQRKDEERIAVLEELLGERFSCRAFRPDPVPRPVIERILKAAQRTASWCNSQPWQVVIASGEAKEKFRKAIYASAASGVDDGDFPFPREYRGVYLQRRRESGFQLYNTLGIAKGDKAAYAKQALENFNFFGAPHVAIIHTDEALGVYGAIDCGAYVSNFMLAAQALGLGTIPQAALAHQSGLIRRHFDIGDDRRVVCGISFGFADRDHRINSYRTTRAEVAEAATFVDT; from the coding sequence ATGCAACGAAAAGACGAGGAACGGATCGCCGTTCTGGAGGAACTGCTCGGCGAGCGCTTTTCCTGCCGCGCCTTCAGGCCTGATCCCGTGCCGCGACCGGTCATCGAGCGAATATTGAAAGCGGCACAGCGCACCGCGTCCTGGTGCAACAGCCAGCCGTGGCAGGTCGTGATCGCAAGCGGCGAGGCCAAAGAAAAGTTTCGGAAAGCCATCTATGCGTCGGCGGCCTCAGGCGTCGATGATGGCGATTTTCCGTTCCCGCGGGAATATCGCGGCGTGTACCTGCAGCGGCGGCGGGAGAGCGGCTTTCAGCTCTACAACACGCTTGGCATCGCCAAGGGCGACAAGGCCGCTTACGCGAAACAGGCGCTGGAGAATTTCAATTTCTTCGGCGCGCCGCACGTCGCCATCATCCACACCGACGAGGCCCTTGGCGTTTATGGTGCGATCGACTGCGGCGCCTATGTCAGCAATTTCATGTTGGCAGCGCAAGCGCTCGGCCTCGGCACGATTCCGCAAGCCGCGCTCGCGCATCAATCAGGTTTGATCCGGCGTCATTTCGATATCGGCGACGACCGACGCGTGGTGTGCGGCATATCCTTTGGCTTTGCAGACCGCGATCACCGTATCAACAGCTATCGCACGACGCGCGCCGAAGTGGCGGAGGCGGCAACTTTTGTTGACACATAA